In the Chloroflexota bacterium genome, one interval contains:
- a CDS encoding aminotransferase class I/II-fold pyridoxal phosphate-dependent enzyme, which translates to MTRERLSARVQSVPPSGIRRFFDIAATMENVISLGIGEPDFVTPYTITQAGIRSLQQGKTAYTSNSGTIELRQELQKHLDHLYGLNYDPENELLITVGVSEALQNAMLATIDPGDEVIIPEPCFVAYGPSVVFAGGVPVYVSTSVEQEFQVTREAIEAAITPKTKAILIGYPNNPTGAVMSRERLLEIAALAEQYDLLVFSDEIYDRLVYGVEHTSFAQLPGMRDRTILLGGFSKAYAMTGWRLGWLAASAEIANAVRKIHQYAIMSAPTVAQYAGLAALQTGEEDVQRMVSEYDRRRQVIVAGLRQIGLPTFEPQGAFYVFPQVSSLGLTSEAFVEGLLYGEKVAVVPGDAFGPSGAGFVRMCYATSMDNIETALERIERYVRSL; encoded by the coding sequence ATGACGCGCGAACGACTTTCTGCAAGGGTGCAGAGCGTTCCACCTTCAGGGATACGGCGGTTTTTCGATATTGCTGCCACAATGGAGAATGTGATTTCGCTCGGGATCGGCGAGCCAGATTTTGTCACGCCATATACGATTACCCAAGCTGGGATTCGCTCATTGCAACAGGGCAAAACTGCCTATACTTCGAATTCTGGGACGATCGAATTACGCCAGGAATTACAAAAACACCTCGATCATTTGTATGGACTCAATTATGATCCTGAGAATGAGTTATTGATTACGGTTGGGGTCAGCGAAGCCTTGCAAAATGCCATGCTAGCAACGATCGATCCCGGCGATGAGGTGATCATTCCTGAGCCATGTTTTGTGGCCTATGGCCCAAGTGTGGTGTTTGCTGGCGGGGTTCCGGTGTATGTCAGTACCTCGGTCGAGCAGGAGTTTCAAGTAACCCGCGAGGCAATCGAGGCCGCGATCACGCCGAAAACCAAAGCGATCTTAATTGGCTATCCCAATAATCCAACTGGCGCAGTGATGAGCCGTGAACGCTTGTTGGAGATCGCCGCCCTAGCTGAACAATACGATCTGTTGGTATTTTCCGATGAGATTTACGATCGTTTAGTCTATGGGGTTGAGCATACGAGCTTTGCCCAATTACCTGGCATGCGCGATCGCACAATTTTGCTTGGTGGGTTCTCCAAGGCCTATGCCATGACTGGCTGGCGTTTGGGTTGGTTGGCGGCTAGCGCCGAAATTGCCAATGCTGTGCGCAAAATCCATCAATACGCTATTATGTCTGCGCCAACGGTAGCCCAATATGCTGGCTTGGCGGCGCTGCAAACTGGCGAAGAAGATGTTCAGCGCATGGTCAGCGAATATGATCGCCGTCGGCAAGTGATTGTGGCTGGATTGCGCCAAATTGGCTTGCCAACCTTTGAGCCACAGGGCGCGTTCTACGTTTTCCCGCAGGTCAGTAGCCTTGGCCTCACCAGCGAAGCCTTTGTTGAAGGCCTGCTTTACGGCGAAAAAGTCGCAGTTGTCCCAGGCGATGCCTTTGGCCCAAGCGGCGCTGGCTTCGTGCGCATGTGTTACGCTACCAGTATGGATAATATCGAAACCGCCTTAGAACGAATTGAGCGCTACGTTCGTTCATTGTAA
- a CDS encoding TRC40/GET3/ArsA family transport-energizing ATPase, whose translation MRLILYLGKGGVGKTTTAAATAVRASRMGYRTLVVSTDVAHSLADALDCQVGPSPTKLSENLWAQEINVLEEVRQHWGELQGFVSNLLKRKGVNEVAAEELAVIPGMEEVVSLLHIRKQAKEGNYDAVIVDAAPTGETVRLLTMPETFTWYASRVMQWETSTMKVAKPLIRALVPASDMFDTLPRFVEQVEALRATLADPKISSYRLVVNPERMVIKEAQRAATYLALYGYPVDGVVLNRVMPSDVRGHSFIEQMQEIQASYRAQVHDIFTPLPIWEAPMYAREIKGLDDLADVGAALFGERNPLDVFYVGKTMDITKQGDQYELRLPLPHVEVNKVNMTKRGDQLFIEIGNFRREMILPTMLADRPALRAVFRNGELVVQFGAPAPLETV comes from the coding sequence ATGCGTTTGATTTTATATCTTGGCAAGGGTGGCGTTGGCAAAACCACAACCGCTGCGGCAACCGCCGTGCGAGCATCACGCATGGGCTATCGAACATTGGTGGTCAGCACCGATGTGGCGCACTCCTTGGCCGATGCGCTTGATTGCCAAGTTGGCCCTAGCCCCACCAAGCTGAGCGAAAACCTTTGGGCTCAAGAAATCAATGTGTTGGAGGAAGTGCGCCAACACTGGGGCGAGTTGCAAGGCTTTGTCTCCAATTTGCTCAAGCGCAAGGGTGTTAACGAAGTTGCTGCCGAAGAATTAGCAGTGATTCCAGGCATGGAAGAAGTTGTCAGTTTGTTGCATATTCGCAAACAAGCTAAAGAAGGCAACTACGATGCAGTCATTGTTGATGCAGCGCCAACTGGCGAAACCGTGCGCTTGCTGACCATGCCCGAAACCTTCACTTGGTATGCTTCGCGGGTGATGCAATGGGAAACCAGCACCATGAAAGTGGCTAAGCCCTTGATTCGGGCACTGGTGCCAGCTTCGGATATGTTCGATACCTTGCCACGCTTTGTTGAGCAGGTTGAAGCACTGCGAGCAACCTTGGCCGACCCCAAAATTAGTTCCTATCGCTTGGTGGTCAACCCCGAGCGTATGGTAATAAAAGAGGCCCAACGCGCCGCAACCTACTTGGCCTTGTATGGCTATCCGGTCGATGGCGTGGTGCTTAATCGGGTGATGCCCAGCGATGTGCGTGGTCATAGCTTTATCGAACAAATGCAAGAAATTCAGGCTAGCTATCGCGCTCAAGTTCATGATATTTTCACGCCGCTGCCAATTTGGGAAGCCCCAATGTATGCCCGTGAGATCAAAGGGCTCGATGATCTGGCCGATGTTGGCGCAGCCTTGTTTGGCGAGCGCAATCCGCTTGATGTGTTTTACGTGGGCAAAACCATGGACATCACTAAGCAGGGCGATCAGTATGAGCTACGTTTGCCCTTGCCGCATGTCGAAGTTAATAAAGTGAACATGACCAAACGTGGCGATCAATTGTTTATTGAAATTGGCAACTTCCGGCGTGAGATGATTTTGCCGACGATGTTGGCTGATCGGCCAGCCCTGCGAGCGGTGTTTCGCAATGGCGAGTTGGTCGTACAATTTGGTGCGCCAGCTCCGCTCGAAACTGTTTAA
- a CDS encoding adenylosuccinate synthase, with the protein MPVVAVLGAQWGDEGKGRVVDLLATKAKMVIRAAGGSNAGHTVINHLGTFKLHLTPAGIFDANVVNIIGAGTVIDPAVLMKELQALREANVSLDQLYISDRAHVVMPYHVSLDALEEKDRGANEIGTTKRGIGPAYVDKASRMGIRMGDLLHEETLLSRLTSVLEYKGRVLNKMYGAQPSASLHDMYLQYLEFGRQLEAHIVPIHTMVQDALRRDIPILIEGNQGALLDVDYGTFPYVTSTATGSAGACQGAGIPPMRLNGVVGIYKAYTTRVGGGPFPTELTDELGEHIRQAGHEFGTTTGRPRRVGWFDAVAARYAAEINGISSIALTKLDVLDDVETLKICTGYRWNDTELDSFPSSISVLSQIEPIYEEYPGWKTNTSHARTLDELPEAAQRYVRRLSQLVGVRLGMISVGPSREQMVSLQEIF; encoded by the coding sequence ATGCCAGTCGTTGCAGTTCTTGGCGCTCAGTGGGGCGACGAGGGCAAAGGTCGTGTTGTCGATTTATTGGCAACCAAAGCTAAAATGGTTATTCGTGCTGCCGGTGGCTCTAATGCCGGCCATACGGTGATTAACCATCTTGGCACATTTAAATTGCACCTTACGCCCGCCGGAATTTTCGATGCCAATGTAGTCAATATTATCGGCGCAGGCACGGTGATCGATCCTGCGGTGTTGATGAAGGAGTTGCAAGCCTTACGTGAGGCCAATGTTTCGCTTGATCAACTCTATATCAGCGATCGGGCACATGTGGTTATGCCCTATCACGTTTCGCTCGATGCCCTCGAAGAAAAAGATCGCGGCGCGAACGAAATTGGCACAACCAAACGGGGCATTGGTCCAGCCTATGTTGATAAAGCTTCGCGGATGGGTATTCGCATGGGCGATTTGCTCCACGAAGAAACCTTGCTCAGCCGCCTAACCAGTGTGCTCGAATATAAAGGCCGCGTGCTCAACAAGATGTATGGTGCTCAGCCAAGCGCTTCATTGCACGATATGTATCTGCAATATTTGGAGTTTGGTCGCCAACTCGAAGCCCACATCGTGCCCATCCACACCATGGTTCAAGATGCCTTGCGTCGCGATATTCCAATTTTGATCGAGGGCAATCAAGGGGCGTTGTTGGATGTGGATTATGGCACATTCCCGTATGTTACTTCGACCGCAACTGGCTCAGCGGGCGCATGCCAAGGCGCTGGAATTCCGCCAATGCGCTTAAATGGCGTAGTCGGAATTTACAAAGCCTACACCACCCGCGTTGGTGGTGGGCCATTCCCAACCGAATTAACCGACGAACTTGGTGAGCATATTCGCCAAGCTGGCCATGAATTTGGCACAACCACTGGTCGCCCACGGCGGGTTGGCTGGTTCGATGCGGTGGCGGCGCGTTACGCTGCTGAAATTAATGGCATTAGCTCAATCGCCCTCACCAAACTCGATGTGCTCGACGATGTTGAGACGCTCAAAATTTGTACTGGCTATCGCTGGAACGACACCGAGCTTGATTCCTTTCCTTCGTCGATTTCGGTGCTCAGCCAAATCGAGCCAATTTACGAAGAATATCCAGGTTGGAAAACCAACACCAGTCATGCTCGCACCTTAGATGAATTGCCCGAAGCGGCTCAACGCTATGTTCGCCGCCTAAGCCAATTGGTTGGCGTGCGCTTGGGCATGATTTCGGTCGGCCCATCGCGTGAGCAAATGGTGAGCTTGCAGGAAATTTTCTAG
- a CDS encoding glycosyltransferase family 2 protein → MMLLSVLIPCYNEAATIAKMLERLAQITIPMQWIAVDDCSRDATYQVLQQLTATYPHMQVVQHRQNSGKGAAIRTALAHATGEIVIIQDADLEYDPHDFYELIKPIEAGLVNVVFGSRFMGRHTGMYFWNAIGNKGLTFLTNLLFNCWISDMETCYKVMRTDIMRSMNLVSNDFRIEAEITAKVLMQGERIFEVPITYLGRTYEEGKKMHPKYGFLTVWALFRLRLLGRP, encoded by the coding sequence ATGATGCTTTTATCTGTGTTAATTCCTTGCTACAATGAAGCAGCAACAATTGCAAAAATGCTAGAGCGGTTGGCGCAAATTACAATTCCCATGCAATGGATCGCCGTTGATGATTGCTCACGTGATGCGACCTACCAAGTTTTACAACAATTAACTGCAACATACCCACACATGCAGGTTGTCCAACATCGCCAAAATAGTGGCAAGGGTGCGGCTATCCGCACGGCCTTAGCCCATGCCACTGGCGAGATTGTGATTATTCAAGATGCCGACCTCGAATATGACCCTCACGATTTTTATGAATTGATCAAACCAATTGAAGCTGGTTTGGTTAATGTCGTGTTTGGTTCGCGCTTTATGGGTCGGCATACGGGTATGTATTTCTGGAATGCTATTGGCAATAAAGGTCTCACCTTTTTAACCAATTTGCTGTTTAACTGTTGGATCTCCGACATGGAAACCTGCTACAAGGTGATGCGCACCGATATTATGCGCTCGATGAACCTGGTTTCCAACGATTTTCGGATTGAGGCAGAAATAACGGCGAAGGTTCTGATGCAGGGTGAGCGAATTTTTGAAGTGCCAATTACATACTTGGGGCGTACTTACGAGGAAGGTAAGAAGATGCACCCCAAATATGGCTTTTTGACGGTTTGGGCGTTATTCCGGTTGCGTTTGCTCGGTCGCCCATAA